A part of Halobaculum sp. MBLA0143 genomic DNA contains:
- a CDS encoding transcriptional regulator: protein MERRVRSYRALRDAGYSDLTTVRREDVAAEFNHRQFAVVDYLREESADSIRDLARELGFDEEDISEDLQLLSRLEVVTCETDGRAKVPRPKREHVSVEPLV, encoded by the coding sequence TTGGAGCGACGAGTCCGCTCCTACCGCGCGCTGCGAGACGCCGGCTACAGCGACCTCACGACCGTCAGACGCGAGGACGTCGCAGCGGAGTTCAACCACAGACAGTTCGCGGTCGTCGACTACCTCCGGGAGGAGTCGGCCGACTCGATCCGCGACCTGGCGCGCGAACTCGGCTTCGACGAGGAGGACATCTCCGAGGATCTCCAGTTGTTGTCCCGTCTCGAAGTCGTCACGTGCGAGACGGACGGGCGGGCGAAGGTGCCTCGCCCGAAGAGAGAACACGTCTCCGTCGAACCGCTCGTCTGA
- a CDS encoding arginine deiminase family protein, with protein MKETVEAEWEPLTAVRVHEPGFETLAGVVDPLPNLFRRGFSLEAARREHGRLVAALEDAGVTVRTLTDELAAAGQLSGLVAETVAVDTDGLRDDRRETVERQLHETLRGLSSRQQLQLIAAGARVTRLGAAPHDDETDSLAGDLDPGRLETSRLVFDEPASNLYFQRDQQITTPRGHVLCAAATDTRRREREIVARAVDPVHRVSTGPLEGGDYLPAGEFGLFGVSADRPDGDRVVRTSRAAARELLAADAVGHSEVGLVRAPLAADRRSRARHAGDDREAEMEIMHLDTWFNVAGHDLAVGREPLVEAATVEVFVRDGDGYHHDRDCSLADYLDHHGFDLVAVPHAERAVGTNFLTLSDRTVLPIYYPDEDGAFDPERNETIRRLRDAGVEIVPDGTGLPMEALRSGYGGVHCMTAPLARG; from the coding sequence ATGAAGGAAACCGTCGAGGCGGAGTGGGAGCCGTTGACCGCCGTCCGGGTTCACGAGCCCGGGTTCGAGACGCTCGCCGGGGTGGTCGACCCGTTGCCGAACCTCTTTCGAAGGGGGTTCTCCCTGGAGGCCGCCAGACGAGAACACGGACGGCTCGTCGCGGCCCTGGAGGACGCCGGCGTCACCGTCAGAACGCTCACCGACGAGTTGGCCGCCGCCGGCCAACTGTCGGGACTGGTCGCCGAGACGGTGGCCGTCGACACGGACGGGCTCCGTGACGACCGCCGCGAGACGGTCGAACGACAGCTCCACGAGACGCTCCGTGGGCTCTCGTCTCGTCAACAGCTCCAGTTGATCGCCGCCGGCGCGCGCGTCACCCGGCTCGGCGCCGCCCCGCACGACGACGAGACCGACTCGCTGGCCGGCGACCTCGACCCCGGGCGCCTAGAGACGTCCCGGCTGGTGTTCGACGAGCCGGCGTCGAACCTCTACTTCCAACGCGACCAACAGATCACCACCCCGCGGGGGCACGTGCTGTGTGCCGCCGCCACCGACACCAGACGCCGGGAACGGGAAATCGTCGCGCGGGCCGTCGACCCCGTCCACCGGGTGTCGACCGGCCCGTTGGAGGGCGGCGACTACCTCCCCGCCGGGGAGTTCGGCCTCTTCGGCGTCTCCGCCGACCGCCCGGACGGTGACCGAGTGGTCCGAACGAGCCGGGCGGCCGCACGAGAGCTGTTGGCCGCCGACGCCGTCGGCCACTCGGAGGTTGGGCTCGTCCGAGCGCCGTTGGCGGCCGACCGCCGGAGCCGGGCGCGCCACGCTGGCGACGACAGAGAAGCGGAGATGGAGATCATGCACCTCGACACTTGGTTCAACGTCGCCGGCCACGACCTGGCCGTCGGACGGGAGCCGCTCGTCGAGGCCGCCACCGTCGAGGTGTTCGTCCGCGACGGCGACGGCTACCACCACGACCGCGACTGCTCGCTCGCCGACTACCTCGACCATCACGGCTTCGACCTCGTTGCCGTCCCCCACGCGGAACGCGCGGTCGGCACTAACTTCCTCACGCTGTCGGACCGGACTGTCCTCCCGATCTACTACCCCGACGAGGACGGCGCGTTCGACCCGGAACGAAACGAGACGATCCGACGACTCCGCGACGCAGGCGTCGAGATCGTCCCCGACGGCACCGGCCTCCCGATGGAGGCGCTCCGGAGCGGCTACGGCGGCGTCCACTGCATGACTGCGCCGCTGGCGCGTGGGTGA